One window of the Eucalyptus grandis isolate ANBG69807.140 chromosome 8, ASM1654582v1, whole genome shotgun sequence genome contains the following:
- the LOC120287543 gene encoding putative cysteine-rich receptor-like protein kinase 9 has protein sequence MPDPLHPRFPGTPAGGLTYVQEWCLARGNYAAFTKFQNNLSSLLSKGNSADYSKGPIGGFYNTTEGEDPDKVYGLFLCRRCCCQSLSVLHPGS, from the exons ATGCCTGATCCTCTTCATCCTAGATTCCCAGGCACTCCTGCCGGTGGACTGACATATGTTCAGGAGTGGTGCTTAGCTAGGGGCAACTACGCTGCTTTTACCAAGTTTCAGAACAACCTCAGCAGCCTCCTCTCCAAGGGCAACTCCGCTGATTACAGCAAAGGACCCATTGGCGGTTTCTACAACACAACGGAAGGTGAAGATCCGGACAAAGTTTATGGTCTCTTCCTCTGCAG GCGATGTTGCTGCCAATCGCTGTCAGTCTTGCATCCAGGAAGCTAG
- the LOC108954460 gene encoding major allergen Pru ar 1, whose protein sequence is MVVFKLSDEYNSPIPAARFFRALIGDFHNLIPKLMPEAMESIDIVQGDGGAGTIMQINFTEGGEFSFIKSRVDVLDEETLTCVYRLIEGSQLMEKFESIAYEVNFEPTPDGGSKSRIASTYYTKGDFQLNEEEIKAGREREA, encoded by the exons ATGGTTGTGTTCAAATTGAGTGACGAGTACAATTCCCCCATTCCTGCGGCGAGATTCTTTAGGGCCTTGATTGGGGACTTCCACAACCTTATCCCCAAGCTCATGCCTGAAGCTATGGAGAGCATTGACATCGTCCAAGGCGACGGAGGAGCCGGAACCATTATGCAAATCAATTTCACTGAAG GTGGGGAATTCAGTTTCATTAAGAGCCGAGTAGATGTGCTAGATGAAGAGACATTAACGTGTGTGTACAGACTGATTGAAGGCAGTCAATTGATGGAGAAGTTTGAATCCATTGCTTACGAAGTTAATTTCGAGCCGACACCAGACGGTGGGAGCAAGAGCAGGATAGCCAGCACATACTACACCAAGGGCGATTTTCAGCTCAAcgaagaagaaatcaaagctggcagagagagagaggcttag